agatatgaaaattttaaatagattaGACCCATGCAACTTTAATCATTTAGCTAGCATTTctacaccaaaaaaaaaaaaatataactactAACCGTTCTCAGTAATATAAATTACTGGATTGTTGTATGTATCTTTAGTATAATTCAAAAGATTTCTAATGCCTTTTGGAAAAATGAAAAACCATGGTGAGTAAGCCtgcaaattataatttttatattaaaaatattgtccataattatataattatttctttatttgattCATGCACAATCTATTTTTCCATATACTAACCTGTGGACCAATGAGATTACCGTCATAGTCATATtctgaaaaaatagaaaaaaccatgattttatttacttattaaaagatgaattatatattacacatatatatatatatatacacatatatatatatatacacgcaTATTGTATAACAACTTACCAGTTACATTAACACCACTATCAGTTTTATATCTAAGTTTTTCTTGAGGGACTGTATAATTGGGTTTTGCATAATATGCGGTGTAATATTGTATCCCAAGAAAATCATATGATCCTCTAAGCAAATCGGCTTCTTTGTCAGTAAATTTGGGTAATCTATCTCCAACTAAATCTCGAACTCTTCTTGGATATCGACCATAGGTTAAAGGATCCATCCACCtagaaaatattacataaaaatgtatatattatttaaatatttttatgcatAATAAGAATTAGTTGCTAGCTTAATATGTACAATAAAACTTACAATCCAAACATGAAATCAAGAGCTGTTTTAGACGCTTCGATATCAACGGTTCTATTAGAGAGTGGTTCAAACCAAAAGGTAAAAAGAGTTATCCCAATCTCCCCTCCTTGAGTTTTCTGCACAATCAATGTAAATTGAATACATAttctagagaaaaaaaaaacaaagtaaCTAATTATACACACTTGCATATATACCTTATATTTCTCTCTATATACTTGTACAGCTGCAGCATGAGCAAGGAGTAGATTATGTGCAACTATATAAGGTTCAGTGGCTGAATTTCCAGCACTACATTGAGAATTCACAAAATGTGAGCATCGTCCGGGAGCAAAAACTCCATCATCATAGGCAAATCCACTAAGAGCCCATGGTTCATTGAAAGTCATCCAATATCGCACATGTCTACCGAATCTTTCAAACAGAAGATCCGCATAATCACGATAATCATCCCTATATTTTATGTAAACagtgaataaattttttttaattagatacaaatacaaaagaaattgatatggaattttgaaccattaataattttgaaaatgtaaTATAAAGTTCTATACTTACACAATATTACGACTTAAAAATCCATCATACTTATCCTCTAAAGCTTGAGGAGTATCCCAATGAAAAATTGTGACAAAAGGTTTTAGCCCTGcattttataacaaaatatgTCAGCTGTTTTAGTTTAGTTTTCTAACTTCATTTAGGAGTTAGCTTGAAGATGAaagtaatttagttttttaaaaaaaattaaggaattGAAAGGCAATATCGTTCTTGGCTACTTAATTAGTTGCAGGTTGCTTACAATCCTTCAATTTTACTATgttgaaagaaaattttaatagttagatttattttttattaaaatatcaccATTTGCTATAATTTCTTGGATCACTTTTGTGTAGAATGCAATCCCTTCCTCATTCACTCCTTCACGTCTCCTTCCACCTagatattcaaaatttaaaagaaaaaaaattaaaatttattagtgtaATGGAGAAAAATGAGGCAACCAcaagtttataaatttaaaataatgataaatactTACTGGGTATAACTCTAGACCACGAAATGGATAGTCtgaaagcatcaaaacccatttCTTTCACATTTTTTATATCAGTCTGTAATATCAATTTTATGAAACTTATTTAAGtttattattcaaaaataaagattttaaagaaaaaaaataaaaattaaaaaattttaactattttactTGAAAGCGATGATAGAAATCAACTGCAACATCTCCATTGCTGCCATCTCTTATCCTCTCTGCAAGATTATATAGAAACAAGTaacattttgcatcaacacatacatatatGAACATGATAAGGTATAAGATGTTTTGAGTGCAGTAACAACTAATACACTTCATACTCACaaaaatgtttatttatttcttaGAATATGGATGGTGAATCCTCTAAGTATGTGAGAGAATGAGCATTAATTTTATGAGCatccaattaattttttttctttacataTTATAAAGATATATACCTGGAGTCTCATGGGTAAATATATCCCAAACACTAGGTCCCCTGCCCGATATGTTTGCTGCACCTTCGATCTGAATGCCACAAAGTAGCGAAAAATTAGACAATAGATTGTTAAAAATTAACACTAAAAACTAAATCTTAAGTAGTTTTTCTTCAATCTTTTTAGATATTCTTTTTTTCGTTTGATATAATTGATTGAAATTCCAACTCAAGCCcttataaaaactaaatccGAGTACAACAAGCTAATTGAAAAGGCTTGgcaaaattacataaaatatgaAAGTTGAAGAACTTTCACTCTAAAATGAGagtgaaaaaagagatattgCAGATGAGACCACTAAAATGCTACAATCCTAGAATACAGGTTTATACCTGGTAAGAAGAAGTAGCAGTTCCAAAAATAAAACCATCTGGAAAATAACTACGGCTAAAATTTGCAGGGACAACAGCGTCATCATCATCTGCCATTGCTGGCTTAGTATGAGCCAACGGGCTTATGACAAAGACGAGAATCCCAAACAGCAGAAGAGAGTGTTTAGTAGCCAAAGCCATAACTAATGGCATTAAGATTTCAAGGGCTTGTGTGATTTTCACTTCTTGGCAATGCCCCCTTTATATAGAAGTTCATGCAAAGGCATGGAACTCTAAATTTTGTCCTCGTGATGAAATGCATGCATGATTACTGTGtcaattatcattaaaataagCCAAAGTAAGATTCCTCGATATCTCTTCCATGGTTGCCctactccttttttttttttttttaagtgttgCCCGACTTgtcctttttttatttaataaaaaattttatgaaggtttatTTCTTCGTGCCATGCAACTTGATTCATTATTTTCAAACATAATTTGATAGAACTTTTAGATGATTTTTTAGaactaattttaactttttgatTGATTTGTATTTCCTTCCAATACAATGCCACATAAATATTAATCACTTCTAAGTAAGATTCAGTACAAATGGTGGTTCTCAATACTAGCTGAGTATcttggtatcaaagccaaagCAAAATTCTGTCAACTTTCATTTAGAAATAATTGTAATTTAGTTTTTAgacttaatttgaaatttttagatttattttcttataaatttatcCAATTAATATTGAGATaactgatttgattttttttttaaattaaaattaagaatttgatttttatgaataatacaaatatataccagaaat
This region of Manihot esculenta cultivar AM560-2 chromosome 10, M.esculenta_v8, whole genome shotgun sequence genomic DNA includes:
- the LOC110625269 gene encoding beta-glucosidase 24 — translated: MPLVMALATKHSLLLFGILVFVISPLAHTKPAMADDDDAVVPANFSRSYFPDGFIFGTATSSYQIEGAANISGRGPSVWDIFTHETPERIRDGSNGDVAVDFYHRFQTDIKNVKEMGFDAFRLSISWSRVIPSGRRREGVNEEGIAFYTKVIQEIIANGLKPFVTIFHWDTPQALEDKYDGFLSRNIVDDYRDYADLLFERFGRHVRYWMTFNEPWALSGFAYDDGVFAPGRCSHFVNSQCSAGNSATEPYIVAHNLLLAHAAAVQVYREKYKKTQGGEIGITLFTFWFEPLSNRTVDIEASKTALDFMFGLWMDPLTYGRYPRRVRDLVGDRLPKFTDKEADLLRGSYDFLGIQYYTAYYAKPNYTVPQEKLRYKTDSGVNVTEYDYDGNLIGPQAYSPWFFIFPKGIRNLLNYTKDTYNNPVIYITENGIDNFNNETQPIEDALKDQFRIDYYKQHMWKALGSLKNYAVNVKGYFAWSYLDNFEWNIGYTSRFGLYYVDYKNNLTRYPKDSAKWFKQFLHNDFTNRSLPLDKITEVTSKKPRKFGKFYIM